In bacterium, the sequence GCTTCCTTCGCGATCGCCCCGACTTCCTCGGCGGGGTTCACGAGCCCCCCGTTGGTCGGCACGTGGGTGAGCGCGATGAGCTTGACCCGCTCGTCCATGGCAGCGCGCAAGGCGCTCAGGGAGATCTGGCCGTGCTCGTCGTTCGGGACGACCGTGATCTCGACGCCCGCCTTCTTTGCCAGCTGGAGGAAGGCGATGAAGTTGCTCGCGTACTCGGCGGCCGAGGTCAGGATGCGATCGCCCGCCTTGAAGGGAATCGAGTAGAAGGCCATGTCCCAGGCGCGGGTCGAGTTCTCGAAGAGGGCGATCTCGTCTCGCTGCGCGCCGATGAGGCGGGCAATGTCGTCGTAGACCTGCTCATGGGCCTCGTCCTGCTGCCGTGCCGCCTCGTAGCCCCCGATCCGGGCTTCGAGCTCCAGGTGCGCCATGACCGCATCCAGCACCGGCTGGGGCATCAGGGCGGCGCCCGCGTTGTTGAAGTGGGTGACGTGGGCGCAGCCGGGGGTTTCGGCACGGGCGCGGGAAAGGTCGATGGACAAGACGGCGTCTCCTTTGCGGGTGGGGCGCTATCGATTATAGGGACTTGATCCGAGGGTGGCCATGCGACATCCCGACGTCGGCATTGCCGATAAGATTCAATACGCGCTAAGCTAACATGTTGCCCTACTTCAAGAAGTCCGGAGAACGCCATGAGTTCGACGCTCGACTCCCCACCTGCCGGTACCGACGGCGGCTTCAAGCCCTACATCTCTCCTCATGAGCATCCGCCCGAGCTCACCTTCCGGGCGCTGGCGCTCGGAGCGGTGCTTGGTATCGTCTTCGCCGCCTCGTCGGTCTACCTGGCCCTCAAGGTCGGCATGACCGTCAGCGCGAGCATCCCCATCGCAGTCCTCGCCATCACCATCTTCCGCCTCTTCGGCCGCGCCACGATCCTCGAGAACAACATCGTGCAGACCACCGGCTCGGCCGGCGAGTCGATCGCAGCCGGCGTGGCCTTCACCATGCCGGCCCTGTTGCTCCTGGGTCAGGACCTCGAGCTCGTTCGCGTTCTCATGGTCGCCCTCTTGGGCGGTCTTCTCGGCGTGCTCATGATGATCCCCCTGCGCCAGGGTCTCATCGTCCACGAGCACGGCAAGCTGACCTACCCCGAGGGCACCGCCTGCGCCGACGTCCTCATCGTCGGCGAGGAGCGCGGCACCAATGCCCGCGTGGTCTTCCTGGGCTTCTTCGTCGGCGCCTTCTACAAGATCCTCAACGCCGGCACCCACCTCTGGAAGGAGGCCCCCGGCTGGCTGGTGCCCGGCTTCAAGGGCGGCTCGGTCGCTGCCGAGGTCTCTCCCGAGCTCCTGGGCGTCGGTTACATCATCGGCCCGCGCACCGCGGCGACCATGCTCGCGGGCGGTGTGCTGAGCTTCCTCGTCATGATCCCCGCCATCAAGATCTTCGGCGCGGGCCTGACGGTCCCCATGTTCCCCGCGACCAAGCTCATCGCCGACATGAGCCCCGCCGAGATCCGCAACGCCTACATCCTCTACATCGGCGCGGGGGCGGTCGCGACCGGCGGTATCATCAGCCTGGTGCGCTCCTTCCCCACCATCGTGAACGCCTTCAAGCGGGGCATGGGCTCCTTCTTCGAAACGCGCAAGGAACAGACGGCGCATCCCCAGCCCATCCTTCGCACCGAGCGCGACCTGCCCATGACGGTGGTCGTCTTCGGGTCGATCGCCCTCCTGCTTGCCATCTGCGTGGCGCCCGTCCTGCAGATCCACCCGGTCTCGGCGGTCCTGATCGTCCTGTTCAGCTTCTTCTTCGTGACGGTCAGCAGCCGCATCACCGGTGAGATTGGTTCCTCGTCCAACCCCATCTCGGGCATGACCGTGGCGACCCTGCTCATCACCTGCCTGCTCTTCCTCGCGGTGGGCTGGACGGGGATCAGCTACCAGGCCATGGCCCTCTCGACGGCGGCCATCGTCTGCATCGCAGCCTCCAACGGTGGCACGACCAGCCAGGACCTCAAGACGGGCTTCCTGGTTGGCGGTACCCCGCGCGCCCAGCAGATCGCCATCAGCGTCGGCGTCATCACCAGCGCCATTTTCATCGGCTGGACCCTGCTCTTCCTCAACAACGCCTACACCACGATCGTGCCCCGCTCGTACCCCGCCTTCACGGCGGCGGTCGCTGCCGACCACAAGCTCCAGAAGGGCCCGGACGGCAAGGAGTACCACGTTCACTTCCAGCCCGAGGCGGTGGGGGACGTGCCGGTGGGCAAGTATCTGGTCGATGACGCGGGCAAGATCGCCTACCTGGTCGATCCCGGCATCGGTGGGGTGGTCTCCGAGGTGGACGGCAAGCCCGTCACCAAGCTGGACGCCCCCAAGGCGCGCCTCTTCAGCATGATCGTCGACGGCATCCTGAGCCAGAAGCTGCCCTGGGGCCTGGTGCTGATCGGTGTCTTCCTCGCGCTCATGATGGAGCTGTGCGGCGTGGCGGCCCTGCCCTTCGCGGTCGGCGCCTACCTGCCCATCGCGACCTCGGTGCCCATCATGGCGGGTGGTCTCATCCGTTACCTGGTGGACCGCCGTCGCAAGGCGACCGAGACCAAGGAGTCCGAAGAGTTCGCGCCCGGCGTGCTCTTGTCCTCGGGCCTCATCGCGGGCGGCTCGATCGCGGGCGTCCTGGTCGCAGGCCTCGCGGGCGCCGGTATCGACCGCTTCATCGACCTGACGGGCGTTGCGGGCCCGCTGGCCGAGAGCGACCTGTTCGCCCTGTTGCCTTTCGCGGTCCTGGTGGCCGTGCTGTGGCGGATAGGCCGCAAGCGCCCCGAGACCACCTAGTTCGACCTCCGGTCGTCTTGAGCCCCGCGCCTATCAGGTGCGGGGCTTCTTGCTGGCGCTCGGGTTGCCTCACGAGAACAGGCGGGTATGAAAGCTTGGTAGGACGCTACTACCAGGCTTTCATATTCGCCAAGATCCCGGAGGCACGATGATCGAACCCTTGCCCGCACCCGCTACCTCGCACCAGGAGCCGCGCCTGGTCTTCGGGGTCATGGGGGCTGCAAGCGGCGAGATGAGTCCCGAGGCCCTGGATCTCGCTTATCGCCTGGGGGGTGCGATCGCCCGCGCCGGCTGCGCCATCCTCACCGGGGCCTGTCCCGGCCTGCCCCACCGGGCCGTGCTCGGGGCAAAGGCCGAAGGCGGCCTGACCACGGGCATCTCGCCGGCTGCGAGCCGCGCCGAGCACACTCAGCGCTACGGGTCGCCCCTCGACCACCTGGACTTCGTCGTCTACACCGGCGCGGGCCCGATGGGCCGCGAGGTGCCCAACATCCTCTCCAGCGACGTGGTGGTGCTGGTGGGCGGCCGCTCGGGAACCCTCGGCGAGTTCGCGATCGCCTACGAAGAAGGCAAGCTCATCGGGGTCCTGGAGGGCACCGGCGGCATCACCCCGGGCATCGCCGGGCTGGTCGAGCTGTGCAACAAGCCGACCGGGGCCGAGGTCCTCTACGACCAGGACCCCGAGGCGCTGGTCTCGCGCCTGCTTTCGCGCCTGGCATCTGCTCCCCGCACCGAACGCCGCAACACCGAGGCCCTCGGCTCCGCGTGATCCGTTCGCGCCTGAGACGAAAGGCAGACGAACGGGCCGCCTGATGCCAGGCGGCCCGTTCGCTTCGTTGGTTAGCGGCTTGCGCTGGCGAGCAGCGGCATCTCGCTCCGGCCGATGCGGCGCTCGGCGGGCGTGCCCTGTGCGGGGCCTGCGCCCGTCTCGGCCTGGAAGCCGGCGACGATCCCCTTGAGCTGATCGGACATGCCGGAGAGCTCCTGGGCCTGGATGGCCATCTGCTTGACCTGGGCGGCCATCTCGGCGGCGCTCGCGCTCACCTCCTCGGCCGAGGCGCTCTGGGTCTCGGCGCCGGCGGCGATCGTCTGCATCGCCTCGGTCACCTGGCCCGCCTGGGCGGACATCTGCTCGGTGGCCGCGGTGTTCGCCTCGACGACGGCCTTGATGCTCGCCATGGCCGTCACCACCCCGTGGGCGCCCGTGTTCATCTCGCGGGCGGCCGAGGCGATCGCCCCCACCTGAGCGGCGGTACGCTCGACTGCCGAGAGGATCTCGGCCAGGGCCTTGGCGGCCTGGTCGGCGCGTTCGGTGCCCTGCTCGACCCGGGCGGTACCCTGGGACATGGCGTTCACGGCCTCCTGGGTGCCCGACTGCACCTGGCGGATCAAGTCGGCGATCGCCTTGGTTTCGCGCTGGCTGCGCTCGGCGAGCTTGCGGACCTCGTCGGCGACGACCGCGAAGCCGCGGCCGTGCTCGCCGGCTCTTGCCGCCTCGATTGCCGCGTTGAGCGCGAGGAGATTCGTCTGCTCGGCGATGTCGTCGATGGTCTCGACCACCGCCCCGATGGTGTCGCTCAGCTGGCCGAGCTCGGTGATCTTGCGGGCGGCTTGCGCGACCACCTGCTGGATCTCGCCCATTCCCGTCTGGGTCGCGCGGACCGCCTGGGCGCCGCGCTCACTGGCCTGCTTAGCGAGGGCGCTGGTCTCGGCGACCTCCTGGGCGCTCTGGGAGACCTGCTCCACGTTCTGGGCCATCTGCTGGGCGGTGGCGGCGGTCTCCTGCACCTCGCGGGCCTGGGAGATGGCGCCCTCGGCGATGCTCGCGACGGCGGCGGCCAGCTCGCGGGCCGAGATGTTGCTCGACTGGGCCGAGTGGTTGGTCGAGACCGCGCTCGAGGCCACGTGCTGGATCGCGAGCGATACCTGCTGGACGGCCAGATCCGACTGCTCGGTCGCCGAGGCCATGTTCTCGCTGGAGGCGCTCAGCTTCTCAGCGTTCTCGCCCACCTGGGCGGCGAGCTCGGTGAGGCGCGCGATCATGGCTTGTTGCTGCGCCTGCATGGCGAGGTTGCTCTTGAACTGGTGGTTGAGGGCGCCGGCCAGCTTGCGCAGCTCCTCGGTGCCCACTTCGGTGAGCGAGGTGGCGCCGCCTTCGAGGGCGCGGATGTAGCCGACGATGGGCAGCCCCACCTGGCTGCGGAAGATCCAGAGGACCGCCCCCATGCCGATGGGGATCAGGACCGAGAGCAGACCGAGGATGCCGAGCGCGCGCTGGGTCAGGGCGCGGGCTTCCTCGCTGCTCTTGGCGGCGCGCGCGTTCATCATGCGCTGGAACTCGGTGATGGGTCCTTCGATGCGGGCCTTCTCGGTCTCGTAGGCGGCGTCGTAGAGGATCTCGCGGGCCTTGACGAGCTTGGCGCCGTGGCCGAGCGCGTGGTCGGCTCCCGCGAGCGGGCGGCTCGCGATCGCCGAGGGCATGTTCCCCTCGTTCGCACCGGTCGCCTCGAGCATGAGGCGCATGGCGCGGATCTCGGTGGCGATCAGGGTGTCGGAGTTCCGCTTGGCCTGCTCCAGCAGGTCGAACTCCGCCTGC encodes:
- a CDS encoding oligopeptide transporter, OPT family; amino-acid sequence: MSSTLDSPPAGTDGGFKPYISPHEHPPELTFRALALGAVLGIVFAASSVYLALKVGMTVSASIPIAVLAITIFRLFGRATILENNIVQTTGSAGESIAAGVAFTMPALLLLGQDLELVRVLMVALLGGLLGVLMMIPLRQGLIVHEHGKLTYPEGTACADVLIVGEERGTNARVVFLGFFVGAFYKILNAGTHLWKEAPGWLVPGFKGGSVAAEVSPELLGVGYIIGPRTAATMLAGGVLSFLVMIPAIKIFGAGLTVPMFPATKLIADMSPAEIRNAYILYIGAGAVATGGIISLVRSFPTIVNAFKRGMGSFFETRKEQTAHPQPILRTERDLPMTVVVFGSIALLLAICVAPVLQIHPVSAVLIVLFSFFFVTVSSRITGEIGSSSNPISGMTVATLLITCLLFLAVGWTGISYQAMALSTAAIVCIAASNGGTTSQDLKTGFLVGGTPRAQQIAISVGVITSAIFIGWTLLFLNNAYTTIVPRSYPAFTAAVAADHKLQKGPDGKEYHVHFQPEAVGDVPVGKYLVDDAGKIAYLVDPGIGGVVSEVDGKPVTKLDAPKARLFSMIVDGILSQKLPWGLVLIGVFLALMMELCGVAALPFAVGAYLPIATSVPIMAGGLIRYLVDRRRKATETKESEEFAPGVLLSSGLIAGGSIAGVLVAGLAGAGIDRFIDLTGVAGPLAESDLFALLPFAVLVAVLWRIGRKRPETT
- a CDS encoding methyl-accepting chemotaxis protein; the encoded protein is MSIRQSTINLVAGIAFAIMALLLAGSVYFVGTAVNAERTAVSEQAELKQLGFDIHNASALLTDEVRKYAVTADPTHLRAYWREVEETKTGEKTLARLKELGIPQAEFDLLEQAKRNSDTLIATEIRAMRLMLEATGANEGNMPSAIASRPLAGADHALGHGAKLVKAREILYDAAYETEKARIEGPITEFQRMMNARAAKSSEEARALTQRALGILGLLSVLIPIGMGAVLWIFRSQVGLPIVGYIRALEGGATSLTEVGTEELRKLAGALNHQFKSNLAMQAQQQAMIARLTELAAQVGENAEKLSASSENMASATEQSDLAVQQVSLAIQHVASSAVSTNHSAQSSNISARELAAAVASIAEGAISQAREVQETAATAQQMAQNVEQVSQSAQEVAETSALAKQASERGAQAVRATQTGMGEIQQVVAQAARKITELGQLSDTIGAVVETIDDIAEQTNLLALNAAIEAARAGEHGRGFAVVADEVRKLAERSQRETKAIADLIRQVQSGTQEAVNAMSQGTARVEQGTERADQAAKALAEILSAVERTAAQVGAIASAAREMNTGAHGVVTAMASIKAVVEANTAATEQMSAQAGQVTEAMQTIAAGAETQSASAEEVSASAAEMAAQVKQMAIQAQELSGMSDQLKGIVAGFQAETGAGPAQGTPAERRIGRSEMPLLASASR